TACATTTTTTCATTAGAAGGGGAAAACTATGTCTTGTCTATCAcactcaaattttaaataaaagtactCATGTCATAGACGTCATGCTATTGTGTTGCATCATTCTGGATAAGGGATTAGGAGAAGGAAATTGTGATCTTTCAAATTTATTCTTAATGTTACTCTCCTAATACTATGTGGGTACATTTCTGTTATAGAAAATCATCTATTACTGTTGTCTCTaattaaacagaaaacaatttgTGATCTTTGATGAGTTGAAAGACTTGTGAGAACATGTTTATCTGCCTTCAATTTAAGTTGACTGACTCATACTCACTGCGATTGCAGGAGATTGGCAGAGATAAAGTCCAGGAAAGCATTTTTTGTATGCAACAAGGCAGCTAGTTCTTGTCATATTTGGTTTGTTTGTAAGGGGCACCTCATATATACAAGGTAATATTGGCACCCTTTACAATAACCCATGCATTAACgtgtgtttgatttttatCCTAATGTATTAGCAGTGGCAGACTAACTCAAACTGTTGTTTCGGCCCAAGTGGCTTTCCCATTTAAGTTCAAATTGTCATGTCTGTTACTTGTTGCTTTCTGTATGTGTACACCATATACAATTGCACTTATATGAAGTACGTTAAAACAGGGGAGACAGAGAAGATGAATCTGAAATAGAAATTGCCCCTCCTTTGCTGCTTACAAGTTCGGCTAGTGGAGCAGAGCAACCAGAGCACTTAAAATCAGAGTCAACTCATTGGCTGAGAAATCTAGGTAGGGTCACTACCCAAACTGTTATGTCTCGGATGGGAAAAAtctgtttgattttttgttataatatAAGCGAGTACTAGACAAGTAACTTTGTTACAGAGCTCTGCAGATGCTGAGGAAGATACCAGTGAATTGGAAGAAATATCAAAGAGATTGACCCCATTGCTGATAGATGAGGTTAGAAAAAATTGTTCATTGTCATATACAAGTCCCTAGATGATTTTCATTATGCATCGTCTTGGTACACTTATATTTGAACTAAAAAAGGGTGAAGGGTCATGAAAATGacgaattttttaatttttatgccCTGAGGTCTTGTGTTAATGGACACATAATATTGGAGCAGATAATGAACATACTTTTACTGTagaatataattcatgataaTAATCTGCCCTTTATGGATATTATATTactcattatttgattagtatttaattgctcatcttTGCAGAAGGAAAAAGCAGCTTGTGAAAGTTATCATCTAGTAGAACCAAACATTGTGGACGCTAATAAGAACTCAAAACAGAAAGAATATGAAGGGACAGTGAAGCGGTGGAAAGAGGAAGATAATGCCATGGAGGCTAAATGCAAGGTGAAATTTATCTTTTGCTAATcaatttctcattttctttttgtattgcCATTGTTTTGGCAGGGGATGCTGGGTTTATATATTAACGtcaaatttgatcaaattcttTTGTCTTAAGAAAATATTAGGTTTTCAGATATACATGGCTGggttaaaattttcatttaagaATTAGTTTATGTATTTTATCTCCTCATCTCTTGTCTCTCCTCTTCtaattaaaacaagaaaaaaacaaaacaaaacaaaacattatcAAATCAACCCTAAGTAAACTATGCTTTCTGTATCTTGGGCAGCACAATTGACTGATGAGTTAAACTTATCTCAGTTATGTAGCCTGACCATTTCTAGGAAGTGTTTGGCTCAAACTTTGACCTTTTGGGTTTATTAGGAAGTGTTTGGCTGATATTTGTCTGCAATGTGCATCTGTGCAAGCATGCATATTTTGTTCATGAATGCATACATACTCATCATAGATACTATCTCAATTTTCACCAGCAAGTTTGTGTTTATGACACCTTCTTACAGGCCAAAGCATTTGAAAGTTTATGCACAAAGGAGATGAGCCAAAGAAAAGAGATGGAAGAAGCGCTTGCTAGAGTAAGGCAGGAAATAGATGGGCTGAAGGATGAACGTAATGGGTTCATAGAACAACTCCAGATGGCCCAGGACAATAAGTTAGCGCTGGAGAGCCAACTGGGAGACTCTCAGTGTATGGTGAAGCAGTTAGAGGAGAAGATCCTCTCAGCTGTGGAGCTCTTGATAACTTTCAAGGATAGACGGGATAAGCTGCAGATAGAGCATAGAGATGCAATAACAAAAGTCAAATGGCTAAGGACATCGATAAAAGGGGAAGCTGCAAGCTTTTGTCGGGCAGAATTCCCTGTGTTCTCTTTTATGGAGATCAACGAGGCAACTCACAATTTTGACCCATCCTGGAAGATTGGAGAAGGAAGGTATGGAAGTGTTTACAAAGGGATTCTTCGCCACATGCATGTTGCTATAAAGATGTTGCCTTCTTATGGTTCTAAAACGCAATTAGACTTCCAAGATGAGGTAAATCTTatgctgcttttttttttccctgcaATACTATGTTATTAGAAACCAGTAAAACACCAAtgaattctttgttttggttgaATTTCATCAGGTAGAGATCTTGAGCAGAGTGAGGCATCCAAACTTGGTAACACTGATTGGAAACTGTCCAGAATCCAGGTCACTTGTGTATGAGTACCTAAGAAATGGCTGCCTTGAAGACCGCCTTGCCTGCAAAGGCAACACTCCACCTCTTCCATGGAAAATTCGAACGTGCATTGCTACTGAGATATGCTCTGCCCTTGTCTTCCTTCACTCAAATATCCCTTGTCTTGTGCATGGGAATGTGAAACCCAGTAACATTCTCTTTGATGCAAACTTTGTGAGCAAACTGGGTGATCTGGGCATCGTTGGTTTGATCCCACAGAATGAAAATCCGGCCAACTTCGCCAGAATACATAATGACCCAAATGGAACTGATGTGTATATGGATCCAGAGTATCTTGAAACTGGAAACCTTACACCCGAATCAGATGTTTACTCATTTGGGGTTATACTATTACAGCTTTTAACTGCAAGACCACTCCTAGGGATAGTGAAGGATGTGAAATCCGCTTTAGAAAATGACAACATCGACGCGTTGTTGGACATTTCAGCTGGGGATTGGCCACTAGAGCAAGCAAAGGAGCTGGCTTACTTAGCACTGAGGTGTTGCGAGAAGAACCGGTTGAATCGGCCTGACCTATGGGTTGTCCACGAGGCAATGGGAGCTTCCTGTGCTGCCTCAGCATCATGCTTGATTTCCAAGAAACTTATTAGGACACCATCCCATTTTGTCTGCCCCATTTTCCAGGTAATTTACATCTACTCCTGCACGTGTATTTGATGTCCAGTTTCTGTAGATTCAACTAACTTAGAACATGAAATGGCAACTTGGGCACCGTTTGAATGTTTTTTTCTGATGACCATGACTGTTTTACTTGCAGGAAGTCATGAAAGATCCACACATAGCAGCAGATGGGTTTACCTACGAAGAAGAAGCAATAAGAGGATGGTTGAAAGGCGGCCACAATACCTCGCCCATGACGAATCTTAAGCTTGAACACTGCAATCTGGTCCCCAATTATGCCCTTCAGTATGCTATTCAACAGTGGCAACTAGAGTTGTAAAAATTTCATGAatctttatttctttcataTACGAGGTGGTTCAAGGTGGTTCGAATTGCAAACATTATAAATCACAGTGACCAAATTTACTAAATTTGAAACAATGACTAAAAAGATTTTGGGCACAAACACAGTTACTAGAAGGTTACTTTGACCaagttatatacatatatatgtggaaaaatgaaaggaaattaATCCTTGATTATTTTGCCAGAGCTACAAACACTTGAAGCCctattgataaaaataaaaaataaaaaaataactcGAAGCCCAATCTGAAGTGGACGGGCCTCCCCAAAATTTTATAATGAGCTGAATTCTCTCAAGTGGACCAATTTAGGGCTGTCAACCTCTCAATTCCCAACGCACCGCATCAACGCTCTCCGTTGGCGCGTGAAAATAAATCCTACCGTCTCATCTCATGTCGTAATCTTGagcttcctttgttttttttaatatttattttccttattaCTGAAGAGGGGTGAAGAGGGGTTCCCTTCCCGTCCATCTCTGTAGCCTTtagatttattttctctttacga
The Prunus dulcis chromosome 2, ALMONDv2, whole genome shotgun sequence DNA segment above includes these coding regions:
- the LOC117619965 gene encoding U-box domain-containing protein 32; amino-acid sequence: MTEFDSLSSLSPEQTDSLASPGIRNSMRFRDVVRMGSVEEGEEEGRVLNVDETIFVAVGKDVKQSETTLLWAVKNFAGKNICLLHVHKPSRVLSLSEGNGPAGKLKQGAIKVYQALERTKLRKLLDQYLLILIRAGVQANEVWIEMQNVEEGIVELIARHNIRWLVMGAAADEYYSERLAEIKSRKAFFVCNKAASSCHIWFVCKGHLIYTRGDREDESEIEIAPPLLLTSSASGAEQPEHLKSESTHWLRNLDAEEDTSELEEISKRLTPLLIDEKEKAACESYHLVEPNIVDANKNSKQKEYEGTVKRWKEEDNAMEAKCKAKAFESLCTKEMSQRKEMEEALARVRQEIDGLKDERNGFIEQLQMAQDNKLALESQLGDSQCMVKQLEEKILSAVELLITFKDRRDKLQIEHRDAITKVKWLRTSIKGEAASFCRAEFPVFSFMEINEATHNFDPSWKIGEGRYGSVYKGILRHMHVAIKMLPSYGSKTQLDFQDEVEILSRVRHPNLVTLIGNCPESRSLVYEYLRNGCLEDRLACKGNTPPLPWKIRTCIATEICSALVFLHSNIPCLVHGNVKPSNILFDANFVSKLGDLGIVGLIPQNENPANFARIHNDPNGTDVYMDPEYLETGNLTPESDVYSFGVILLQLLTARPLLGIVKDVKSALENDNIDALLDISAGDWPLEQAKELAYLALRCCEKNRLNRPDLWVVHEAMGASCAASASCLISKKLIRTPSHFVCPIFQEVMKDPHIAADGFTYEEEAIRGWLKGGHNTSPMTNLKLEHCNLVPNYALQYAIQQWQLEL